CGCGCAGGAAGCGTCGTTATGCTCGCGGACCGAACCGCTACACGCGCAACTGGGAGGATGAGGATGCGTATCAAAAGTCATCGAATGCGGAGCATCATCAGCGGCATAAAAAAGTACCGCGGCCAGAAGAGTTTCCCGAGCTGGCGGGTGCCAACGGAAAGAGTGGTGGACGCGCAACGGGCAGGGGCCGCAATGGGCCGAAGAGTGGCAGCTCTGGGACCGTCGGTCCCGATCAGCGAAGACAGTCTGCGGGAACGGATGGTGGCCGCACGAAATCGTCTGACGTACGGCGATCGGCCGGTCAAGATCGATCGATGGGTCGGTCGGAGAGAGTACGGTCGGGCGATTGGAGTAGTGGAGCCGGTGGTGGAGATCGCGAAAGGGAACAGGATCGTGGCGCCGATTGGGGGGATCGTTCTGAGTACGGTGGTTCACTTCGTTATCGGAACGAAGATCGCGGTTCGCGCAATAACTACCACAACAAGGAGAACAAGCTGAGTGGTGCGAGGAACAGTAAGGAGAAAGACTACAAGGTGATTAACTCGTTGCAGTTTAAAAATcaagcaagaaacaaaaatatggaGGGCGGTAATGGTGGTAATGGTGGGGCCCCTGCTACCGGACCTATTCCCGGATCTGCTTCAGGTGCCGGCCTGTCTGACGGTAACCCTGGTGGAGCTCCAATGATGCATAGCAACAGTACCGGTGCACTTTCCGGCAGCAGCAATAGCAACAAGATGAACAACCATGGTCCAGTGCAGCAGcacagcagtggcagcagcaacgCTAATGCCGGCGGTGTAAGCAACGATCGGATTCATCATGCGGAATCAAACCAGCAGCCGGGTAGGATGATGAATGTAGTAACTACATCGGCATCGCTGGGATCAGTACCTGTAACCGGTTCGCAGCAACATTACGGACATCATGCGACGTCGTTGGGACAAATGCAGCAACATtcgcaccagcagcagcaacaaccgcAGCAACAGCCAACGCAAAAGCTGAAACAAGGCTACATGGAGGAAGACCATTCAAAGTATGCAGTTCCTTTGTATGCTGGTTCATCCACAATGGATCGAATGCAGCCAAATGTGGTAGCTGGCGGTGGTCCGGCCCCTGTTGGTAATCTCCCGATGAATCAACGATCTCAAATCTCACCTCGAGCGATCGTAGCTCAAACACCTCCATCAGCATCATCCGAACAAGTGGCTTCAGAGCGTATGGCTGTGCAAATGGAGTACCAGCCGATGCAGGGATCCGCTGTGCCGCAGGGTTACGGGGGACAGCAACGTTCGATGACagtccagcagcagcagcaacagcagcaacaacaacaggtaTCCAATCAGCtgcaacatcaacagcaatCGATGCTTCAAACGGAGGTTCCTCGCAATACCAAACGATACTCGACTCAGCGACAACGATCTGCGTTGGAAAATGCAGCCAATGCTAGCGCGTTGCAggcccagcagcagcaacagcaacagcagcaacaacaacatcagcaacagcaacagcaagcggcagcggcagcagctgctgcagctgctgcagccTCAATGCACGAACAACAGCAGATGTTGCAGCATCAGCAATTGTTGCGCCATCAGCACGAACAGTTGGCGCAACAGAGCAAGCAGAAACAGGTCTACTCCCAGCAACAGCTTCCACAGCCGGGACCAGCACCCGGCGGTCTGCCGATGACACTGCAGGCTGCCGATTATCATGGTGCCGTTAGCAAATCGCATCAGCAGCCTCCTCCACCAGCACCGGGCGCACCGGGAGGACAAAATCCCGCTCAAGTCCAATATCATCAGGCGGCTGCCCTCTACTACACACCTGCCGGTGCCGCCGGTGGACCATCGCCGGGCGATTACGTAACGACAGCTGCAGCCGGTGGTCAGCCGCAGCAGCAACCACCGCAACAACCAAGTCAGGCACCGCCACCACCCCAGGCACAGTATGCACCGCCACCGTATGCCACGCAGGGACCTCCACCGCAGCCACCACAAGCCGCCACCTACATGCAGGGTCCAGTGCCAGCCCCCAGTGCCTATCTGCCTGCGCCACAACCTGCCAATGTTTCAACCGTTCCGCAGCCACCTACCGGTGTACCTGGTGGGGTGCCACCACCTCCGATGAACTTTGTGCCCGCACTTGGTCCACCTCCAACGGCGCCAGCACCACCGGGCGTCAGTCCAGGCCAGTATCCGGGACCGGCCGCTTATGCTACCGGCTTCCAGCCGGGTTACGCACCGACGGTTGGTGTGGTACCGCAAGCCGTACCCGGTGGACCTCCACCTCCATCAGTCGTTACCGGGCCACCGACCGGTGGCCCCGGAGGTCCCCCACCGACGGTTTTGTACCAACCATCCGGTGGTATTACGTACTACGCACCCCAAactcaaacacaaacaccaagGCCGCTACCTACGGGCCGAAGGCCAACAGCCGCTATACCGATTCTAGCACCTCCAGATCGTAAGCCTGCCGTCACTTCGACGACCACTCCAAGCTCGCAAGCTGCAAACAAAACGTCCAGCACTCGCACCACCGGTCCAGCGTCGGCAGGCGATACGAATGAATCGACTACGGTTGATGCTAACACCGGTGTTGCGAGCAGTGCGGACACTTCAACGCCGAGTGGCGCTACAGCAACGGTCGATAGTGGCGAAAATATTGATCATATTCTGGACAATATGTTTGTTCAACGGCCACAATATCAGCCACCGTCGAGAAAGAGTCCTTCGCCGGCACTGGCACCATCGGTTGCGGCTCAGCAACCGTTACAACAATCCCAGCCTGCTGGTAATGACGCTGCAAATGGTGCTTCCGAGCTGCGCAGCGATGGTGGTATTACCGGTGTCGATGGACAAGAATCGATGGATAATATTGGAGAATCGGTCAAGGTAAGTATCGGGGTGTGGTGATCGTTTTCTGCGGCAAGCGCACAATCACTAACTTATGATTGATCTTACAGAAAATGTCCATTCAAGATACAGATAAGCTGTCCCTTACCGGTAGCTTAGCGGTGGTGGAAAGCAAAGAAGTGacggctggtggtggtggtctgATCGAAACAAGCACCAGCTCCTCACAGCCAGTTGAATGACGATACTAAAAACCAGCGCTGCTGTGGAGAGTAGCTGCTTACAATGCATAAATTTGTTGCTTGCCACAGCCGGCTAGAAATCATCGGTTATAGATTATCCTCAAACCGTAAGTGTGAGAGTGCATAGAGAGATAGCATTGCCCACCAGATGTTGAACTATTGGAAATTTCTTTGTATTTAGTTTTATCAACAGCTAAAACTGCTATacgaaattgaattgaattgtgaatcttggttaatttttgcaaaattatcatCATATCATGAGAATTTCATGCTTTTCGTTAACTCTTAGCTATGCCGTAGCTGGCACCTTTACAGAAAGACTCTGTATATTCACCAAGGGGATTGACAACAAAACAAGGTACGAAACCTTATCGTACCCACAGAAAGCCGACTCAGTTATTTCTCGCTCAAGGAAAGGATTGTTTGGTGACATTCACATTCATAATTTCTATTCCCGCTTTCTTTTCGTTGGAGGTACAATGGAGCGTTAAAAGAAAGCACAACAAAATTGGAACAAGTAGTGTATGAGATGAGTGAACCGAGCTATTAATATAAGCAATTgtgtatagaaaaaaacggTTAGTCAAACCAAACCAGTCACTAATAGAACAGGATTCTAGCATACAAACAAGGT
The DNA window shown above is from Anopheles funestus chromosome 3RL, idAnoFuneDA-416_04, whole genome shotgun sequence and carries:
- the LOC125768458 gene encoding protein lingerer — its product is MAEKAAVTAAVPVALPPAAVPAPTTVVPPPAAAVAAPAATTTPPAQQKLSESDDFTDNSAENTKEANQEDTSQQSGLATVESEYDTASDSPSDGGEEDDEEEDYEEEESGGEEEEDEEDDDGTDEEDDGTEEEDDEDDVIEVLERQSGDGQEQDADSRRKVDDDEDRSNPQYIPKKGTFYEHDDRTAEDDLDDSGLDGDGDQRSKRNEDGLGDGLGDSHGGGGGGGPGSGGGGGGGGLGTPGLYGGERRGSEKGGSGAGAKGTKKWQASTDRWTHDRFDESEQAPKSQAELVFAYGYDIRSEDGPPKARRKRRYARGPNRYTRNWEDEDAYQKSSNAEHHQRHKKVPRPEEFPELAGANGKSGGRATGRGRNGPKSGSSGTVGPDQRRQSAGTDGGRTKSSDVRRSAGQDRSMGRSERVRSGDWSSGAGGGDREREQDRGADWGDRSEYGGSLRYRNEDRGSRNNYHNKENKLSGARNSKEKDYKVINSLQFKNQARNKNMEGGNGGNGGAPATGPIPGSASGAGLSDGNPGGAPMMHSNSTGALSGSSNSNKMNNHGPVQQHSSGSSNANAGGVSNDRIHHAESNQQPGRMMNVVTTSASLGSVPVTGSQQHYGHHATSLGQMQQHSHQQQQQPQQQPTQKLKQGYMEEDHSKYAVPLYAGSSTMDRMQPNVVAGGGPAPVGNLPMNQRSQISPRAIVAQTPPSASSEQVASERMAVQMEYQPMQGSAVPQGYGGQQRSMTVQQQQQQQQQQQVSNQLQHQQQSMLQTEVPRNTKRYSTQRQRSALENAANASALQAQQQQQQQQQQQHQQQQQQAAAAAAAAAAAASMHEQQQMLQHQQLLRHQHEQLAQQSKQKQVYSQQQLPQPGPAPGGLPMTLQAADYHGAVSKSHQQPPPPAPGAPGGQNPAQVQYHQAAALYYTPAGAAGGPSPGDYVTTAAAGGQPQQQPPQQPSQAPPPPQAQYAPPPYATQGPPPQPPQAATYMQGPVPAPSAYLPAPQPANVSTVPQPPTGVPGGVPPPPMNFVPALGPPPTAPAPPGVSPGQYPGPAAYATGFQPGYAPTVGVVPQAVPGGPPPPSVVTGPPTGGPGGPPPTVLYQPSGGITYYAPQTQTQTPRPLPTGRRPTAAIPILAPPDRKPAVTSTTTPSSQAANKTSSTRTTGPASAGDTNESTTVDANTGVASSADTSTPSGATATVDSGENIDHILDNMFVQRPQYQPPSRKSPSPALAPSVAAQQPLQQSQPAGNDAANGASELRSDGGITGVDGQESMDNIGESVKKMSIQDTDKLSLTGSLAVVESKEVTAGGGGLIETSTSSSQPVE